One genomic region from Chrysemys picta bellii isolate R12L10 chromosome 18, ASM1138683v2, whole genome shotgun sequence encodes:
- the FAM163B gene encoding protein FAM163B, producing the protein MTAGTVVITGGILATVILLCIIAVLCYCRLQYYCCKKEESEEDEEEPDFAVHSHIPPLHSNRNVVLTNGPSLYSSSSSPFSKQHSQCRTVCPSCTHYDPPTFFLQQPDEVHNGGDRVSYKTISQEDIELPVNVTNLQALNPNRLSAMREAFSRSRSISTDV; encoded by the exons ATGACAGCCGGGACCGTGGTCATCACAGGTGGAATATTAGCGACTGTCATTTTGCTTTGCATTATAGCAGTTCTCTGCTATTGTAGGCTTCAG TATTACTGCTGCAAGAAGGAGGAATCtgaagaggatgaggaggagCCAGATTTTGCCGTGCATTCCCACATCCCTCCGCTTCACAGCAACCGCAATGTAGTGCTGACCAATGGGCCTTCGctctactcctcctcctcctcacccttcAGCAAACAGCACTCCCAGTGCAGGACTGTCTGCCCTAGTTGTACCCACTATGATCCACCTACCTTCTTTCTGCAGCAGCCGGATGAGGTCCACAATGGAGGCGACCGGGTCAGCTACAAGACCATCAGCCAGGAAGATATTGAACTGCCGGTGAACGTGACCAACCTGCAAGCTCTGAACCCCAACCGGCTGTCAGCCATGCGAGAAGCTTTCTCGCGCAGTCGGAGCATAAGCACCGACGTCTGA